Proteins from a genomic interval of Caulobacter sp. SL161:
- the tmk gene encoding dTMP kinase — protein MTQGFFISFEGGEGAGKSTQIRRLADRLKAAGHDVIVTREPGGSPGAEAIRDLLVNGAADRWSPVTESLLMYAARRDHIERVIRPALARGAVLLCDRYADSTRAYQGAGGDAPASLITALEEHVLSGTIPVLTLILDLPAEVGLQRAEARGGAARFESKGLAFHERLRAGYLEIARREPDRCVVIDADAELDAVTAAISDVVAQRLGL, from the coding sequence GTGACCCAGGGTTTCTTCATCAGTTTCGAAGGCGGGGAGGGCGCTGGGAAGTCCACCCAGATCCGCCGCCTCGCCGACCGCCTGAAGGCGGCCGGCCACGACGTGATCGTCACGCGCGAGCCGGGCGGCAGTCCCGGCGCCGAGGCGATCCGCGATCTGCTGGTCAACGGCGCCGCCGATCGCTGGTCGCCGGTCACCGAGAGCCTTCTGATGTACGCGGCGCGCCGCGATCACATCGAGCGCGTGATCCGACCGGCTCTGGCGCGAGGCGCGGTCCTGCTCTGCGATCGCTACGCGGACTCGACGCGAGCCTATCAGGGCGCGGGCGGCGACGCGCCGGCCAGCCTGATCACCGCTCTGGAAGAGCACGTGCTGAGCGGCACAATCCCGGTGCTGACCTTGATCCTCGATCTACCGGCGGAGGTTGGCCTCCAGCGCGCCGAGGCGCGCGGCGGGGCGGCGCGCTTTGAGTCGAAGGGTCTGGCGTTCCACGAACGGCTTCGCGCCGGCTATCTGGAGATCGCGCGCCGGGAGCCCGATCGCTGCGTCGTGATCGACGCCGACGCCGAGCTCGACGCGGTCACGGCGGCGATCTCGGACGTGGTCGCGCAACGACTGGGGCTATGA